TGGGGACGAGCTTTCCAGCCGATTCACTACATCCAGCGTATTGTCACAAGCAGCTTTTACAGGATCGTTCGTTGCATTCCCGGCAAGTACTGACCTTATCTTATCTATGAAACTGCCGGTATGGCCTCCCGGATCTCCTGCATCTATCGATGCTTTGACAGCACCGCAATCGTCATGCCCAAGAACGACCAGTAACGGTGTAGAAAGGTGGGTCGCCGCATATTCGATACTCCCCAGGACCAGGTCATCGACCTCGTTTCCTGCTACCCTGACGACGAAGATGTCACCGATTCCCTGGTCGAACAGGATCTCAGGCACGACCCTCGAATCCGAGCAGGTAAGGACTATGGCGAACGGCTTCTGTCCATTGGCCGTTTCCTTCCGCCGATCGCTGTCACGCCGGGGCGCCACAGGCCTGCCCTCCGAATAGCGTCTGTTTCCCTCCATCAGTCTTCCGAATGCCTCGACTCCGTCCATCACTTTCCTTCCGGTCTCATGTCCTCTTTCTCTCTCCGAGAAGTACGATATCTCTCAGGTCCTCTATACTCTTCGCACGCATCCA
The DNA window shown above is from Candidatus Latescibacterota bacterium and carries:
- a CDS encoding carbonic anhydrase translates to MDGVEAFGRLMEGNRRYSEGRPVAPRRDSDRRKETANGQKPFAIVLTCSDSRVVPEILFDQGIGDIFVVRVAGNEVDDLVLGSIEYAATHLSTPLLVVLGHDDCGAVKASIDAGDPGGHTGSFIDKIRSVLAGNATNDPVKAACDNTLDVVNRLESSSPILKSLVEAEKLNVKGAHYDITSGCVTEIGQESGLP